One Candidatus Woesearchaeota archaeon genomic window carries:
- a CDS encoding GNAT family N-acetyltransferase produces MKYKYEFINLSNDLDALNDLVSKAFSSTSDSSIKEWFSFSEMAQTIVKERGICIKAIDNENNLVGMIYAQQESPINNIEGVEKWVIIMSAVNPEISGTGIGSGLLKAIETSAKEKQAKKMFVFTNSDDERVINFYRKNNYEDAGWIKDYQYGKGNSAVFLLKYL; encoded by the coding sequence ATGAAATACAAATATGAGTTTATCAATTTATCAAATGATTTAGATGCTCTAAATGATTTAGTATCAAAAGCATTTTCTTCAACATCTGATTCATCCATAAAAGAATGGTTTTCATTTTCAGAAATGGCTCAAACTATAGTTAAAGAAAGAGGAATTTGTATCAAAGCTATTGATAATGAAAATAACTTAGTTGGTATGATCTATGCTCAACAAGAAAGTCCAATTAATAATATTGAAGGTGTGGAAAAATGGGTTATCATAATGTCTGCCGTTAATCCAGAAATAAGTGGAACTGGTATTGGAAGTGGATTATTAAAGGCTATAGAAACTTCAGCTAAGGAAAAACAAGCAAAGAAAATGTTCGTATTTACTAATTCTGATGATGAGAGAGTAATTAATTTTTATAGAAAGAATAATTATGAGGATGCAGGTTGGATTAAAGATTATCAATATGGTAAAGGGAACTCAGCAGTTTTTTTGTTAAAATACTTATAG